One region of Vairimorpha necatrix chromosome 10, complete sequence genomic DNA includes:
- a CDS encoding exosome complex exonuclease DIS3, whose translation MEDDPKYKYSNSIYEYKISKRNQLIKRVKEIYVRKNIPCGFSCCSSPIYSEFVVFSIISKEIMEKHKSLLKSDFIRPIICQSEFLKLSMGDQRRIMEIINKKFYVFFYDHFSEYTNSKGLEGVLDFYKEHLPDRQFIIINLENIKKYPEYFNTTEYCDNIEIIKDLVEDEYIKEDTEYEEYYTNFSENIYKSTLMVDTYNWRNGTIFSQNKRIRILGSRNMNRAIHGDEVYVELIDEIQKDEIDLENDEIDNKKQKNIKINQEDKKDTLFGKVVGISKRGRTELIGTILNSTVNGDGPQNVLVLPIDKKYPPVRIRTSQPEELINRRLYLEIEFWDKDSKYPGGHYFKKMSEIGNVEGEIKCILLSNNISYSEINWEDLISPGNFYDTETLKALKNEKSEYFSLESIYKEVENKVRRDLRHLNIFSVDPEGCTDVDDALHIRKLENGNFEVGVHIADVSHYVKPGSALDSISSDRGTTVYLPDRRIDMLPEFLSAGLCSLLENQERGTFSVIWEIDENANILNTEFTKGLIKSCKAFSYEEALNLLESNDTSDIKQDLVNLYEISKKLRNKRQENGALDLSASKIEIKNKKIIQKDSIITNTLIEEFMLLANISVAEFLYKNYPENALLRKHPPPSEVEMPLDINLKNSKNVNEVLSKLNPEKSGIFKKIITKAMNQATYVLSSEETDFNHYGLATPLYTHFTSPIRRYADILVHRSLNYILNKEKEDKKNIKRLKSVNEINTNELDNINGVIINNINMRHSSARRCAWDVSTLFIYEAIKQIEPVTHAYVTEIKSNGYLIFIPEYGINGAITFEEGKIKVFDKFEVKIVKDDERFYLRRRFNITII comes from the coding sequence ATGGAAGATGATCCAAAATACAAATACAGTAATAGTATTTacgaatataaaatatcaaaaagaaatcaacttataaaaagagTAAAAGAAATCTATGTCAGGAAAAATATTCCTTGTGGTTTTTCATGTTGCTCTTCTCCAATTTACAGTGAATTTGTTgtattttcaattatttctaaagaAATCATGGAAAAACACAAGTCTCTTCTTAAGAGTGATTTTATAAGGCCAATTATTTGTCAGTCagaatttcttaaattatCCATGGGAGATCAAAGACGAATTATGGAAATTATCaacaagaaattttatgtctttttttatgatcACTTTTCCGAATATACGAATAGTAAAGGATTAGAAGGAGTactagatttttataaggAACATTTACCTGATAgacaatttataataataaatcttgagaacataaagaaatatcCAGAATATTTCAATACTACTGAGTATTGTGACaatatagaaataataaaagatcTTGTAGAAgatgaatatattaaagaagATACGGAGTACGAAGaatattatacaaatttCTCAGAGAATATTTACAAGTCTACGCTTATGGTAGACACGTACAATTGGAGAAATGGGACAATTTTTAGTCAAAATAAAAGGATAAGAATTTTAGGAAGTAGAAATATGAACAGAGCGATACACGGAGATGAAGTTTATGTGGAATTAATTGATGAAATACAAAAAGATGAAATTGATTTAGAAAATGACGAAATagacaataaaaaacaaaaaaatatcaaaattaatcaagaagataaaaaagacaCTCTGTTTGGTAAAGTGGTGGGAATATCAAAAAGAGGCAGAACTGAGCTCATTGgtacaattttaaattccACTGTAAATGGAGACGGTCCTCAGAATGTTTTAGTCCTCCCAATAGACAAGAAATATCCCCCAGTAAGAATTAGAACAAGCCAACCTGAAGAATTAATTAATAGAAgattatatttagaaatagaATTCTGGGATAAAGACAGTAAATATCCAGGAGGACACTATTTTAAGAAGATGTCCGAGATAGGAAATGTAGAAGGAGAAATCAAATGCATTTTATTgtcaaataatatttcatattcAGAAATAAATTGGGAAGATTTAATTTCTCCAGGAAATTTCTACGACACAGAAACCCTTAAAGCTCTGAAAAATGAGAAATCTGAATATTTCAGTCTAGAgtcaatttataaagaagtCGAAAATAAAGTAAGAAGAGATTTGAGGCATCTCAATATATTCAGTGTAGATCCAGAAGGGTGTACAGATGTGGACGATGCACTTCATATCAGAAAACTGGAAAATGGTAATTTTGAAGTGGGCGTCCACATCGCAGATGTGTCGCATTATGTCAAGCCGGGGTCCGCCTTAGACTCCATTTCTTCAGACAGAGGCACTACTGTTTATCTACCAGATCGAAGAATAGACATGTTGCCTGAATTCTTAAGCGCAGGACTTTGCAGTCTTTTAGAAAATCAAGAACGAGGCACATTCTCCGTTATTTGGGAAATAGACGAAAatgcaaatattttaaatacagAATTCACTAAAGGACTCATAAAATCATGTAAAGCTTTTTCATACGAAGAAgctttaaatcttttagaATCAAATGATACTTCAGATATAAAACAAGatttagtaaatttatacgaaatatcaaaaaaactGAGAAATAAACGTCAAGAAAATGGGGCCTTAGATTTGAGCGCAAgtaaaatagaaataaaaaacaagaagaTAATACAAAAAGATTCGATTATAACAAATACACTTATAGAAGAATTTATGTTACTAGCAAATATTAGTGTAgcagaatttttatataaaaattatcctGAAAATGCTTTATTGAGAAAACATCCACCACCTTCAGAGGTCGAAATGCCTCTTgacataaatttaaaaaatagtaaaaatgTGAACGAAGTTTTAAGTAAATTAAATCCAGAAAAATCAggtatatttaaaaagataattacTAAAGCCATGAACCAGGCGACTTATGTATTATCAAGTGAAGAAACTGATTTTAATCATTATGGGCTTGCTACACCACTTTATACACATTTTACTTCTCCTATACGAAGATATGCAGATATTTTGGTACATAGaagtttaaattatattttaaataaagaaaaagaagacaagaaaaatataaaaaggcTTAAATCTGTAAACGAGATAAATACAAATGAATTGGATAATATAAATGGagtaataattaataatataaatatgagACACAGTAGTGCACGGAGATGCGCATGGGATGTGTCGACATTATTCATTTATGAAgctataaaacaaattgaGCCCGTGACACATGCTTACGTCACAGAAATCAAATCTAATGGTTATCTGATATTTATACCAGAATATGGAATAAATGGAGCGATAACATTTGAAGAagggaaaataaaagtttttgataaatttgaaGTTAAGATAGTGAAAGATGATGagagattttatttaaggAGAAGATTTAACAttacaataatataa
- a CDS encoding tubulin beta-2B chain (TBB) yields the protein MREIIHLQTGQCGNQIGGKFWETISSEHGIAKDGRYEGTSDNQLERISVYYNESFCQKYVPRAVLVDLEPGTMETIKQGPFGNLFRPDNFVFGQSGAGNNWAKGHYTEGAELIDNVMDIVRKEAESADCLQGFQITHSLGGGTGAGMGTLLLSKIREEFSDRMICTFSVVPSPKVSDTVVEPYNATLSIHQLVENADITFCIDNEALYDICLKTLKLTNPGYGDLNHLVSLVMSGVTTCLRFPGQLNADLRKLAVNMIPFPRLHFFVVSFAPLIAQDTQQFKTYSVSELTQQMFDSRNMMTACDPKKGRYLTVAAVFRGKVSMKDVDEQMASVQNKTSNLFVEWIPSNVKTAVCDIAPEGFEMTGTFMGNTTAIQELFKRVSEQFSLMFRKKAFLHWYTGEGMDEMEFSEAESNMNDLLSEYQQYQEATIEDSEDVFGN from the coding sequence ATGAGAGAAATTATTCATTTACAAACAGGCCAATGTGGTAATCAAATAGGTGGCAAATTCTGGGAGACTATAAGTAGTGAGCATGGTATAGCCAAGGATGGTAGATATGAAGGGACATCTGATAATCAGTTAGAAAGAATTAGTGTGTATTATAATGAGTCATTTTGTCAGAAATATGTGCCCAGGGCTGTCTTAGTAGATTTAGAGCCTGGCACTATGGAGACAATCAAGCAAGGCCCATTTGGAAATCTTTTCAGGCCTGACAACTTTGTCTTTGGCCAATCTGGCGCGGGAAATAACTGGGCCAAGGGGCATTACACTGAAGGGGCCGAGCTCATAGACAATGTCATGGACATAGTCAGGAAAGAGGCGGAAAGCGCCGACTGCCTACAAGGCTTCCAAATTACCCACTCATTGGGAGGAGGAACAGGAGCCGGGATGGGAACTTTACTCTTGTCTAAAATCAGGGAAGAATTTTCTGATAGGATGATTTGCACTTTCTCAGTTGTGCCTTCCCCTAAGGTCAGTGACACAGTAGTCGAGCCCTACAATGCTACGCTGAGTATTCATCAATTAGTAGAAAATGCTGATATAACTTTCTGTATTGACAATGAAGCCCTTTATGACATCTGTCTGAAGACTCTAAAGCTTACTAACCCAGGATACGGAGATTTAAATCATCTTGTTTCTCTTGTCATGAGTGGCGTGACTACTTGTCTCAGATTCCCAGGACAACTCAATGCAGACTTGAGGAAATTGGCCGTCAACATGATTCCTTTCCCTAGACTTCATTTCTTCGTGGTCAGTTTCGCGCCTCTCATTGCTCAGGACACTCaacaatttaaaacttACTCGGTCTCAGAATTGACTCAGCAAATGTTTGACAGTAGAAATATGATGACAGCCTGTGATCCCAAAAAGGGAAGATATTTAACAGTAGCAGCAGTATTCAGAGGAAAAGTCTCTATGAAAGATGTAGATGAACAAATGGCCAGTgttcaaaataaaactagTAATCTCTTCGTAGAATGGATCCCCAGTAATGTAAAGACTGCTGTCTGTGACATCGCCCCTGAAGGATTTGAAATGACTGGTACATTCATGGGAAACACCACTGCTATCCAGGAACTCTTTAAAAGAGTCAGTGAACAATTCAGTCTCATGTTCAGAAAAAAGGCCTTTTTACATTGGTACACTGGAGAAGGAATGGACGAGATGGAATTCTCAGAGGCGGAATCTAATATGAATGATTTATTATCGGAATATCAACAATATCAAGAAGCAACTATTGAAGATTCAGAAGATGTATTcggaaattaa
- a CDS encoding endonuclease translates to MQFVNKGAFDMATAIKTVGCFSDKKEEDINTWLRDTTFTARVFGLTEDQTARLICLGLRGPALSWIAMAFERVSELDLAEVTKSLKLRFYSSQKTLATLDEFVKPQQFGNLEAFIDFCRKGNSLIEQQTMEYKAVSLIVIKKSPSVLKSILYDFARQCQDWSEFLRRTEEVSWIAFPMKSNTTNTDETLDNRTLKVAPSKKGNIPYTIENYKINSCFTNPCYINVEFNRKRHRALIDTGADVSLIPARVLEGTNIRFTRSSTIIRAASGTPLEITGRCLNINFRTENTSITFSPYVTERTPDYIILGVDAIRTNPILLEQLIRKFANTVKKGSLINKVNYISIEEKYHDMFKTEISELTLCNMGKHQIETTVAKAIYQKNGKIPLHFEEEITQQIKKNLQLGVIRNSRSPWNSRVVPVTKPDGSIGLCIDYRELNKITVKDKYPLPRVDEILDDLADATIFSTLDATSGYYQIALEEVDKEKTAFSWRGGHYEFNRMPFGLCNAPATFQRTMDKIFVKENRKFVIPYLDDIIIYSKNHQEHREHLEIVLGKLKAAGIALNRKKCHFFKEEIKILGNIVTNKTIKPDPEKVKAINEYKEPTNIAQLRSFLGLINYCREFIRNLSAIAAPLYELFKGESKRSVKSISLSKKEKRAFEDLKRLLTEETIRYKINLRKPFILTTDASEQGIGAILSQIGDDGKEHFVSAFSKSLEKAHKNYSTTDKELLAVIAEVGNDLQEYAFQSTYIKEEVNGADGLSRQTPTEKDINIIEATGPSDEDRQKILESYHLDVGHASASTMSFMISQRYKWAGMHKDIKEHVEKCKTCLKSGYPLRNTKNKVIRSERPNQIWVIDLIGRICDTSGQNSFIFIAIDHYSKWVETAVINYKTGSKIMGLIQQLIIEKHGIPERILTDNGLEFINSDIKDLAEKNGIDWQYSSPEHHETVGAVERANQTLMKILNKITDFGRVSWKNKLPEATRCLNLSYNRSIGTSPFMLRENKLPMLSVDKALDKEEVTFSAEETKSKRDENFEKYKKAIVKGKVEVAKKLNVGDKVLIYRETKSGKFKCNWEDGYVITEIILPDAYVVKKNGKVYRLNKTRVKADTSI, encoded by the exons ATGCAATTCGTAAATAAAGGAGCATTCGACATGGCGACAGCGATAAAAACTGTTGGCTGCTTCAGTGATAAGAAGGAAGAGGATATAAATACATGGTTGCGTGACACAACGTTCACGGCGAGGGTTTTTGGACTGACAGAAGATCAGACCGCCAGACTTATCTGCCTGGGTCTACGGGGGCCAGCTCTCTCATGGATAGCAATGGCATTTGAACGGGTGTCAGAACTTGATCTGGCAGAGGTTACTAAGAGTCTAAAATTGAGATTTTACAGTTCACAGAAAACTCTGGCCACTCTAGACGAGTTTGTTAAACCGCAACAATTTGGCAACCTAGAGGCTTTCATAGACTTCTGCAGGAAAGGAAACTCACTTATAGAGCAACAAACAATGGAGTACAAAGCAGTCAGCCTCATAGTAATCAAGAAGTCTCCTTCAGTCCTCAAATCAATTCTTTATGATTTTGCTAGACAATGCCAAGATTGGAGTGAATTCCTGAGGCGCACAGAGGAAGTTTCTTGGATAGCATTCCCTATGAAAAGTAACACGACTAATACGGACGAGACACTAGATAACAGGACTTTGAAGGTCGCACCATCGAAGAAGGGAAATATACCCTACACCATAGAAAACTACAAGATCAACAGCTGTTTCACTAACCCTTGCTACATAAACGTAGAATTCAATCGTAAACGACATCGAGCATTAATTGATACCGGAGCTGATGTCTCCCTGATACCCGCAAGAGTCCTCGAAGGGACAAATATCAGATTTACCAGATCTTCAACGATCATACGAGCAGCATCAGGGACACCATTGGAGATTACAGGAAGATGTCtaaatatcaattttaGGACGGAAAACACTTCAATTACTTTCAGCCCTTACGTCACAGAACGGACACCGGACTACATAATCTTAGGAGTTGACGCTATACGAACGAACCCCATATTACTGGAACAACTGATCAGAAAATTCGCCAATACAGTCAAGAAAGGCTCACTGATTAACAAAGTCAATTACATCTCAATCGAAGAGAAATACCATGACATGTTCAAAACTGAAATTTCAGAGCTTACACTTTGTAACATGGGGAAACATCAAATCGAGACAACAGTAGCGAAGGCAATTTACCAGAAAAATGGAAAGATCCCTCTGCACTTTGAAGAGGAAATCACACAACAGATCAAGAAGAACTTGCAGTTGGGCGTAATAAGAAATAGTAGGAGCCCCTGGAACAGTAGAGTTGTTCCGGTAACGAAACCTGATGGGTCGATCGGGCTCTGTATAGATTACAGAGAGCTCAACAAGATAACAGTCAAAGATAAATACCCCCTCCCACGAGTTGATGAAATTCTCGACGATCTAGCTGACGCTACTATCTTTTCGACATTAGATGCTACGTCGGGATATTATCAGATAGCCCTTGAAGAAGTAGACAAGGAGAAGACAGCATTCAGCTGGAGAGGAGGACATTATGAATTTAACAGGATGCCGTTTGGGCTATGTAATGCCCCTGCTACTTTTCAGAGAACTATGGATAAGATTTTTGTGAAAGAAAACAGAAAATTCGTCATACCATACTTGGATGACATTATTATCTATTCTAAAAATCACCAGGAACACCGTGAACACTTGGAAATCGTATTGGGTAAGCTTAAGGCAGCAGGAATCGCACTTAACAGGAAGAAGTGCCACTTCTtcaaagaagaaattaaaattctaGGGAATATAGTAACAAACAAGACGATCAAACCGGACCCAGAGAAGGTCAAAGCCATAAACGAGTATAAGGAGCCGACGAATATTGCTCAACTACGGTCGTTTCTTGGGCTCATAAATTACTGTAGGGAGTTCATCCGTAACTTATCAGCGATAGCAGCCCCTCTCTACGAACTGTTTAAAGGAGAGTCAAAGCGAAGTGTTAAGAGTATTTCTCTCAGCAAAAAGGAGAAACGGGCATTCGAAGATCTAAAGAGACTTCTCACAGAAGAGACAATAAGATACAAGATTAATCTCAGGAAACCGTTTATACTGACTACGGATGCGTCAGAGCAGGGAATAGGCGCGATCCTCTCACAGATTGGAGATGATGGGAAGGAGCACTTCGTAAGTGCATTCAGCAAAAGTTTAGAGAAAGCCCATAAGAACTACTCTACAACAGACAAAGAACTCTTGGCCGTT ATTGCTGAGGTGGGCAATGATTTGCAGGAGTATGCATTTCAATCAACCTACATAAAAGAAGAGGTTAATGGAGCAGACGGGTTAAGCAGACAAACCCCGACAGAgaaagatataaatatcatCGAAGCTACAGGACCAAGCGATGAAGACAGACAGAAGATCTTAGAATCCTACCATCTAGACGTTGGACATGCTAGCGCTAGTACGATGAGCTTCATGATTTCACAAAGGTACAAATGGGCAGGAATGCATAAGGACATCAAGGAACACGTAGAAAAGTGTAAAACGTGCTTGAAATCGGGATACCCATTACGAaacacaaaaaacaaagttATACGATCAGAGAGGCCGAACCAAATATGGGTGATAGATCTCATAGGACGCATATGCGACACTTCGGGTCAAAACAGCTTCATATTCATTGCTATTGACCACTACTCTAAATGGGTCGAGACGGCTGTTATTAACTATAAAACAGGGTCGAAAATAATGGGATTAATCCAGCAATTGATTATCGAGAAACACGGCATTCCAGAAAGAATCTTGACTGACAACGGGctagaatttataaattctgACATCAAAGACCTGGCCGAAAAGAACGGTATTGACTGGCAATACAGTTCACCAGAACATCACGAAACTGTAGGCGCAGTAGAAAGAGCGAATCAGACGTTAATGAAGatactaaataaaattacagATTTCGGAAGGGTAAGCTGGAAGAACAAGCTTCCAGAAGCCACGAGATGCCTCAACCTGTCTTATAATCGGAGCATAGGAACATCGCCGTTCATGTTAAGGGAGAATAAATTGCCGATGCTGTCTGTAGACAAAGCGCTAGACAAGGAAGAAGTGACATTCTCAGCGGAGGAAACTAAGAGTAAGCGCGATGAAAACTTCGAAAAGTACAAAAAAGCAATCGTGAAAGGGAAAGTAGAGGTGGCGAAAAAGCTAAACGTGGGCgataaagttttaatatatcGTGAGACTAAAAGCGGGAAGTTCAAGTGCAATTGGGAAGATGGATACGTGATCacagaaataattttaccCGATGCCTATGTGGTAAAAAAGAATGGAAAAGTATACAGGCTTAACAAAACACGAGTTAAAGCAGATACTTCAATTTAG
- a CDS encoding endonuclease: MQFVNKGAFDMATAIKTVGCFSDKKEEDINTWLRDTTFTARVFGLTEDQTARLICLGLRGPALSWIAMAFERVSELDLAEVTKSLKLRFYSSQKTLATLDEFVKPQQFGNLEAFIDFCRKGNSLIEQQTMEYKAVSLIVIKKSPSVLKSILYDFARQCQDWSEFLRRTEEVSWIAFPMKSNTTNTDETLDNRTLKVAPSKKGNIPYTIENYKINSCFTNPCYINVEFNRKRHRALIDTGADVSLIPARVLEGTNIRFTRSSTIIRAASGTPLEITGRCLNINFRTENTSITFSPYVTERTPDYIILGVDAIRTNPILLEQLIRKFANTVKKGSLINKVNYISIEEKYHDMFKTEISELTLCNMGKHQIETTFKCNWEDGYVITEIILPDAYVVKKNGKVYRLNKTRVKADTSI; the protein is encoded by the exons ATGCAATTCGTAAATAAAGGAGCATTCGACATGGCGACAGCGATAAAAACTGTTGGCTGCTTCAGTGATAAGAAGGAAGAGGATATAAATACATGGTTGCGTGACACAACGTTCACGGCGAGGGTTTTTGGACTGACAGAAGATCAGACCGCCAGACTTATCTGCCTGGGTCTACGGGGGCCAGCTCTCTCATGGATAGCAATGGCATTTGAACGGGTGTCAGAACTTGATCTGGCAGAGGTTACTAAGAGTCTAAAATTGAGATTTTACAGTTCACAGAAAACTCTGGCCACTCTAGACGAGTTTGTTAAACCGCAACAATTTGGCAACCTAGAGGCTTTCATAGACTTCTGCAGGAAAGGAAACTCACTTATAGAGCAACAAACAATGGAGTACAAAGCAGTCAGCCTCATAGTAATCAAGAAGTCTCCTTCAGTCCTCAAATCAATTCTTTATGATTTTGCTAGACAATGCCAAGATTGGAGTGAATTCCTGAGGCGCACAGAGGAAGTTTCTTGGATAGCATTCCCTATGAAAAGTAACACGACTAATACGGACGAGACACTAGATAACAGGACTTTGAAGGTCGCACCATCGAAGAAGGGAAATATACCCTACACCATAGAAAACTACAAGATCAACAGCTGTTTCACTAACCCTTGCTACATAAACGTAGAATTCAATCGTAAACGACATCGAGCATTAATTGATACCGGAGCTGATGTCTCCCTGATACCCGCAAGAGTCCTCGAAGGGACAAATATCAGATTTACCAGATCTTCAACGATCATACGAGCAGCATCAGGGACACCATTGGAGATTACAGGAAGATGTCtaaatatcaattttaGGACGGAAAACACTTCAATTACTTTCAGCCCTTACGTCACAGAACGGACACCGGACTACATAATCTTAGGAGTTGACGCTATACGAACGAACCCCATATTACTGGAACAACTGATCAGAAAATTCGCCAATACAGTCAAGAAAGGCTCACTGATTAACAAAGTCAATTACATCTCAATCGAAGAGAAATACCATGACATGTTCAAAACTGAAATTTCAGAGCTTACACTTTGTAACATGGGGAAACATCAAATCGAGACAACA TTCAAGTGCAATTGGGAAGATGGATACGTGATCacagaaataattttaccCGATGCCTATGTGGTAAAAAAGAATGGAAAAGTATACAGGCTTAACAAAACACGAGTTAAAGCAGATACTTCAATTTAG